A single window of Silurus meridionalis isolate SWU-2019-XX chromosome 11, ASM1480568v1, whole genome shotgun sequence DNA harbors:
- the sub1a gene encoding SUB1 regulator of transcription a gives MPKSKEVLSSTSSSDSDSEADTKPKRKKQMTEKPAKKQKSGESSKTSSAPKSGGGSSNKKDNMFQIGKMRYVSVREFKGKVLIDIREYWTDPEGEIKPGKKGISLNPEQWNQLKEQIDDIDDALRRI, from the exons ATGCCGAAATCAAAGGAAGTGCTGTCTTCAACATCCAGCAGTGATTCAGATAGTGAAGCTGACACGAAG CCCAAGCGGAAGAAGCAGATGACGGAGAAACCGGCAAAGAAGCAGAAAAGCGGCGAGTCTTCAAAGACGTCCAGCGCGCCTAAGAGCGGCGGAGGCAGCAGCAATAAAAAAGATAACATGTTCCAG ATAGGGAAGATGAGGTACGTGAGCGTGCGCGAGTTCAAAGGGAAAGTCCTCATCGATATCCGCGAGTACTGGACGGACCCGGAAGGCGAAATAAAACCGGGAAAGAAAG GGATTTCTCTGAACCCGGAGCAGTGGAACCAGCTGAAAGAGCAGATCGATGATATCGACGATGCCTTGAGGAGAATATAA